A single window of Ictalurus furcatus strain D&B chromosome 3, Billie_1.0, whole genome shotgun sequence DNA harbors:
- the fam241a gene encoding uncharacterized protein FAM241A: MSKEVPRVSDATVINGRVFLEAEGQSRYSGRYTGSEQNDLRARARPPGTSNTTSESQAGLDTAPEAALVDDCERLGTLFGMFNKCLRGMGFTQFYFGEKIVEPVVVLLFWLLLWFLGIQALGLVGTLCIIIIYIQK; this comes from the exons ATGTCCAAGGAGGTGCCGAGAGTGAGCGATGCGACAGTGATTAATGGTCGTGTTTTCCTCGAGGCAGAAGGTCAGAGCAGGTATTCGGGCCGGTACACAGGCAGCGAGCAG AATGATCTCAGGGCAAGAGCACGACCTCCCGGGACCTCTAACACCACGTCTGAATCTCAGGCTGGATTGGATACAGCACCAGAGGCAGCACTAGTGGATGACTGTGAGAGGCTGGGTACTTTGTTTGGGATGTTCAATAAGTGCCTGAGAGGCATGGGCTTCACACAGTTCTACTTTGGGGAGAAGATTGTAGAGCCTGTGGTGGTGCTCCTCTTCTGGCTGCTACTCTGGTTCCTTGGCATCCAGGCTCTGGGTCTTGTAGGAACTCTTTGTATTATCATCATATACATCCAGAAGTAG
- the eif4eb gene encoding eukaryotic translation initiation factor 4eb isoform X1 encodes MATAEPEVILNPSKSEEENSEETSQEIVSPECYIKHPLQNRWTLWFFKNDKSKTWQANLRLISKFDTVEDFWALYNHIQLSSNLMSGCDYSLFKDDIEPMWEDERNKKGGRWLITLNKQQRKLDLDRFWLETMLCLIGEAFDDYSDDVCGAVVNIRTKGDKIAVWTTDYENKEAITHIGMVYKERLGIPMKMTIGYQSHADTATKSGSTTKNKFVV; translated from the exons ATGGCGACTGCCGAGCCG GAGGTAATATTGAATCCATCGAAGAGTGAAGAGGAGAACTCAGAAGAGACAAGCCAGGAGATTGTCAGCCCTGAGTGTTATATCAAACATCCACTTCAAAACAG ATGGACTTTATGgttctttaaaaatgacaagagCAAAACATGGCAAGCTAACTTGCGACTGATTTCCAAATTTGACACAGTAGAGGATTTTTGGGC GCTTTATAACCATATTCAGCTGTCCAGTAATTTGATGTCTGGTTGTGACTATTCACTGTTCAAG GACGACATTGAGCCCATGTGGGAGGATGAGAGAAATAAGAAAGGAGGGCGCTGGCTCATCACCCTCAACAAACAACAGAGGAAACTCGACCTGGACCGTTTTTGGCTGGAAACG ATGCTTTGCCTCATAGGAGAAGCTTTTGATGACTACAGTGACGATGTGTGCGGTGCTGTAGTCAACATCCGAACAAAAGGAGATAAAATTGCTGTCTGGACAACCGATTACGAGAACAAAGAAGCAATAACGCACATAGG GATGGTCTATAAGGAGCGGTTAGGAATCCCTATGAAGATGACCATTGGTTATCAGTCTCATGCTGACACAGCCACTAAGAGTGGCTCAACTACCAAGAACAAGTTCGTGGTCTGA
- the metap1 gene encoding methionine aminopeptidase 1 → MAAVVATRACETEGCSKEAKLQCPTCIKLGIQGSYFCSQECFKGSWGTHKLLHKKAKEDKKDEEKNCMEKEVNTDPWPGYKYSGKLRPHYPLTPMRPVPGHIQRPDYADHPLGMSETEQTLKGTSQIKILSPEETEGMRIVSKLAREVLDIAAMMVKVGVTTEEIDHAVHVACTARNCYPSPLNYYNFPKSCCTSVNEVICHGIPDRRTLQEGDILNVDITVFHNGYHGDLNETFFVGEVDEGAKRLVQTTYECLMQAIDAVKPGVRYRELGNIIQKHAQANGFSVVRSYCGHGIHKLFHTAPNVPHYAKNKAVGVMKPGHVFTIEPMICEGGWQDETWPDGWTAVTRDGKRSAQFEHTLLVTETGCEILTRRLDENGRAHFLSQM, encoded by the exons gAATGTTTTAAAGGCAGCTGGGGTACCCACAAACTTCTCCACAAGAAAGCAA AGGAAGACAAAAAGGATGAGGAAAAGAACTGTATGGAGAAGGAGGTCAATACAGATCCCTGGCCTGGGTACAAGTACTCTGGCAAGCTGCGACCTCATTATCCTTTG ACCCCCATGCGGCCTGTTCCAGGGCACATTCAGAGGCCGGACTATGCTGATCACCCACTGG GGATGTCTGAGACGGAGCAGACCTTAAAAGGGACTTCCCAAATTAAGATCCTTTCTCCTGAAGAGACTGAGGGCATGAGAATCGTCTCCAAG CTGGCGCGGGAGGTTCTCGACATTGCTGCCATGATGGTGAAAGTTGGAGTGACGACGGAGGAGATTGATCACGCTGTACATGTG GCATGCACAGCACGGAACTGCTATCCGTCACCCCTGAACTACTACAACTTTCCAAAGTCCTGCTGTACTTCAGTTAATGAGGTCATCTGCCACGGAATACCAGACCGCCGCACCCTACAAGAGGGGGACATCCTTAATG TGGACATTACTGTTTTCCACAACGGTTACCATGGAGATTTGAATGAGACATTTTTTGTGGGTGAGGTGGATGAAGGTGCTAAAAGGCTGGTGCAGACTACATATGAATGCCTTATGCAAGCTATTGATGCGG TGAAGCCTGGTGTACGTTATCGGGAGCTGGGGAACATCATTCAGAAACATGCGCAGGCTAATGGATTTTCTGTGGTGCGAAGTTACTGCGGTCATGGCATCCACAAACTCTTTCACACAGCCCCCAACGTGCCGCATTATGCAA agAATAAAGCTGTTGGAGTGATGAAACCTGGTCATGTCTTCACGATTGAACCCATGATCTGTGAAG GTGGTTGGCAGGATGAGACATGGCCAGATGGTTGGACAGCTGTTACTCGAGATGGGAAACGCTCTGCCCAGTTTGAACACACACTTCTTGTGACCGAAACAGGTTGTGAAATTCTCACTCGTCGGCTCGATGAAAATGGCCGTGCTCACTTCCTGTCGCAGATGTAG
- the eif4eb gene encoding eukaryotic translation initiation factor 4eb isoform X2: MATAEPEVILNPSKSEEENSEETSQEIVSPECYIKHPLQNRLYNHIQLSSNLMSGCDYSLFKDDIEPMWEDERNKKGGRWLITLNKQQRKLDLDRFWLETMLCLIGEAFDDYSDDVCGAVVNIRTKGDKIAVWTTDYENKEAITHIGMVYKERLGIPMKMTIGYQSHADTATKSGSTTKNKFVV, encoded by the exons ATGGCGACTGCCGAGCCG GAGGTAATATTGAATCCATCGAAGAGTGAAGAGGAGAACTCAGAAGAGACAAGCCAGGAGATTGTCAGCCCTGAGTGTTATATCAAACATCCACTTCAAAACAG GCTTTATAACCATATTCAGCTGTCCAGTAATTTGATGTCTGGTTGTGACTATTCACTGTTCAAG GACGACATTGAGCCCATGTGGGAGGATGAGAGAAATAAGAAAGGAGGGCGCTGGCTCATCACCCTCAACAAACAACAGAGGAAACTCGACCTGGACCGTTTTTGGCTGGAAACG ATGCTTTGCCTCATAGGAGAAGCTTTTGATGACTACAGTGACGATGTGTGCGGTGCTGTAGTCAACATCCGAACAAAAGGAGATAAAATTGCTGTCTGGACAACCGATTACGAGAACAAAGAAGCAATAACGCACATAGG GATGGTCTATAAGGAGCGGTTAGGAATCCCTATGAAGATGACCATTGGTTATCAGTCTCATGCTGACACAGCCACTAAGAGTGGCTCAACTACCAAGAACAAGTTCGTGGTCTGA
- the LOC128605471 gene encoding alcohol dehydrogenase 1, with translation MATAGKVIKCRAAVAWEPNTPLVIEEIEVAPPQKNEIRIKVIATGVCHTDLYHLFEGKHKEGFPAVLGHEGAGVVESIGPGVTEFKPGDKVIPLFISQCRECRFCKSPKTNLCEHSWSSDRYAQMSDTTTRFSCRGKPVLQFMGTSTFSEYTVMNQIAVTKIHNDAPLDRVCLLGCGISTGYGAAINTAKVAPGSVCAVFGLGAVGLAAVMGCKNAGASRIIAVDINEQKFEKAKVFGATEFVNPKSHNKPVSEVLAEMTNGGVDFSLECVGNVAVMRSALESCVKGWGVSVLVGWTDVSDFSARPIQLIAGKTWKGSLFGGFKSKDSVPKLVLDYMAGRIKLDEFVTHTMSLEQVNDAIELMKKGGCIRTILNVSK, from the exons ATGGCCACTGCAGGAAAG gtGATTAAATGTCGAGCTGCTGTAGCCTGGGAGCCCAATACTCCTCTGGTGATAGAGGAAATTGAAGTGGCTCCACCCCAAAAGAATGAAATACGTATCAAG GTGATTGCCACAGGTGTTTGTCACACCGACTTGTACCATCTGTTTGAGGGAAAGCATAAGGAGGGCTTTCCTGCAGTCCTTGGCCATGAGGGGGCTGGTGTGGTGGAGAGTATTGGACCTGGAGTCACTGAGTTTAAACCAG GTGATAAGGTCATTcccctcttcatctctcagTGTAGAGAGTGCAGGTTCTGCAAGAGCCCAAAGACTAACCTGTGTGAGCATAGCTG gtCTAGTGATCGATATGCTCAGATGTCGGATACCACCACACGCTTCTCATGTCGTGGTAAGCCTGTCCTGCAGTTCATGGGCACGAGCACCTTCTCAGAGTATACGGTCATGAACCAGATTGCCGTGACGAAGATCCATAATGATGCCCCATTGGACCGTGTTTGCCTGCTTGGCTGTGGTATTTCCACCGGCTACGGAGCAGCCATCAACACCGCCAAG GTAGCGCCAGGCTCAGTGTGCGCGGTGTTCGGGCTTGGTGCTGTAGGCCTTGCTGCAGTCATGGGCTGTAAGAACGCTGGAGCCTCCAGGATCATTGCTGTGGATATAAACGAGCAGAAGTTTGAAAAGGCGAAGGTATTTGGTGCCACTGAATTTGTGAACCCCAAATCACACAACAAGCCTGTTAGTGAGGTTCTGGCAGAAATGACCAACGGGGGTGTGGATTTCTCCCTGGAGTGTGTTGGCAATGTGGCTGTTATG AGGAGTGCACTGGAGTCGTGTGTTAAAGGTTGGGGCGTGAGTGTGCTTGTAGGCTGGACAGACGTTAGTGATTTCTCTGCTCGACCAATTCAGCTAATTGCTGGAAAGACCTGGAAGGGATCACTGTTTGGAG ggtttaaGAGTAAGGATTCTGTTCCAAAGCTAGTCCTAGACTACATGGCTGGCCGTATAAAGCTGGACGAATTTGTAACTCATACAATGAGCCTTGAACAGGTCAACGATGCCATTGAACTCATGAAGAAGGGAGGATG CATTCGAACCATCCTGAACGTGTCCAAGTGA